One segment of Alnus glutinosa chromosome 2, dhAlnGlut1.1, whole genome shotgun sequence DNA contains the following:
- the LOC133860942 gene encoding probable aminotransferase TAT2, producing MIPHHNETNQKKMENGSEKWGFQGNEKLNVAMASAVTVRGILMKLFESVNKDDPRPTVALGHGDPSAFQCFRTATVAEDAIVDSVRSAKYNGYSPSVGILPARRAIADYLSRDLPYELSPDDIYITVGCIQAIEVTLTVLARPGANVLLPRPGFPYYESRAASINLEVRHFDLNPEKGWEVDLQSVEALADENTVAMAIINPGNPCGSVYTHQHLKKIAETARKLGILVIADEVYHHLTFGSNPFVPMGAFGSIVPVITLGSISKRWMVPGWRLGWIVTSDPNGILRKLGIVECITGCVNMSSEPATFIQGAVPHILEKTSEDFFSKVIDILKEASYICYDRIKENPYITCPNKPEGSMFVMAKLNLPLLEDINDDMEFCLKMAKEESVIILPGVAVGMKNWLRISFGIDPTALEDGFGRIKAFCERHAKKQ from the exons ATGATTCCCCACCACAACGAAACGAaccaaaagaaaatggaaaacgGTTCGGAGAAATGGGGTTTTCAAGGGAACGAGAAGCTGAACGTGGCGATGGCGTCGGCAGTCACCGTCCGTGGCATTCTCATGAAGCTATTTGAATCTGTTAACAAAGATGATCCAAGGCCAACCGTGGCTCTCGGCCATGGCGACCCCTCGGCGTTTCAGTGCTTTCGAACCGCCACCGTAGCCGAGGATGCCATTGTTGACTCTGTCCGCTCGGCTAAGTATAATGGCTACTCACCGTCGGTTGGTATCCTGCCGGCGAGGAG GGCCATAGCAGATTATCTGTCTCGTGATCTTCCATACGAGTTATCGCCAGACGATATTTATATCACAGTTGGATGCATCCAAGCAATTGAAGTAACACTGACAGTCCTTGCTCGCCCAGGCGCCAACGTTCTGCTTCCAAGACCCGGCTTTCCATACTACGAGTCACGTGCTGCATCGATAAATCTTGAAGTCCGCCATTTTGATCTTAATCCAGAAAAGGGTTGGGAGGTTGATCTTCAGAGCGTTGAAGCTCTTGCTGATGAGAATACTGTTGCCATGGCCATCATAAACCCTGGCAATCCTTGTGGAAGTGTCTATACACACCAACATTTGAAGAAG ATTGCAGAGACAGCGAGAAAGCTAGGCATTCTGGTTATTGCAGATGAAGTTTATCACCATCTTACTTTCGGAAGTAACCCGTTTGTGCCGATGGGAGCATTTGGATCAATAGTGCCTGTTATCACACTAGGGTCTATATCAAAGAGATGGATGGTACCAGGTTGGCGACTTGGTTGGATTGTGACAAGTGATCCTAATGGCATCCTTCGTAAATTGGgg ATTGTGGAATGTATTACGGGCTGTGTTAATATGTCATCTGAGCCAGCAACGTTCATTCAG GGTGCGGTTCCTCATATCCTTGAAAAAACAAGCGAAGATTTCTTCTCAAAAGTTATTGACATCCTAAAGGAGGCTTCATACATATGCTATGATAGGATTAAGGAGAACCCCTACATTACTTGTCCAAATAAACCAGAAGGATCGATGTTTGTGATG GCGAAGTTAAACCTGCCATTATTGGAAGACATTAATGATGATATGGAGTTTTGTCTCAAGATGGCTAAAGAGGAATCGGTTATTATTTTACCAG GGGTGGCTGTTGGGATGAAGAATTGGCTGCGCATATCTTTCGGAATTGACCCTACAGCTCTTGAAGATGGCTTTGGGAGGATTAAAGCCTTCTGCGAAAGGCATGCCAAGAAACAATAA